The Leguminivora glycinivorella isolate SPB_JAAS2020 chromosome 1, LegGlyc_1.1, whole genome shotgun sequence genome includes a region encoding these proteins:
- the LOC125225632 gene encoding PIH1 domain-containing protein 1-like: MSKNSITLDVDPSIMENNMRIVKDNPVEEEFNRLLASVDPVPAKIAKPRPGFCVKTFTKPDNKKVFVNICLTEAIPSPRDITNDELMQILSSEDPSSYRVPMSIGEGRTEPDRSGAPATVYDVAINPEFFKKIEKDDLFQTFFLTVVFEGLQDKYQFEIEMQKFTVLKNRKSIGTLQSHRIQVRDVKNCEETVKPLIEEISEKPSHKITEVPAVKKEIVYRLRREPPTGQIEYLLAEFKIPSSVELKDLNLEVGEDRLVLDSKGMYDQVDFFLPCSVDHDIIDATLNRNNDMLFVKMPIIH, translated from the exons ATGTCTAAAAATTCCATAACTTTAGATGTCGACCCTAGCATAATGGAGAACAATATGAGAATTGTAAAG gACAATCCTGTTGAAGAGGAGTTCAACAGACTTTTGGCTTCCGTAGACCCGGTGCCAGCGAAGATCGCCAAGCCGAGGCCAG GATTCTGTGTTAAAACATTTACAAAGCCAGATAACAAAAAAGTGTTTGTGAACATTTGTCTTACGGAAGCTATTCCATCTCCTAGAGATATTACAAATGACGAGCTCATGCAAATTCTCAGTTCTGAGGACCCTTCATCTTACAGGGTGCCCATGAGCATTGGCGAGGGGCGAACCGAGCCTGATAGATCTGGTGCCCCAGCTACTGTATATGATGTTGCTATAAACCCAGAGTTCTTTAAAAAGATTGAGAAAGATGATTTATTCCAGACATTTTTCCTCACTGTTGTATTTGAGGGACTTCAAGATAAGTATCAGTTTGAAATTGAAATGCAAAAATTCACTGTATTGAAGAATAGAAAATCTATAGGTACACTGCAGTCTCATAGAATACAAGTAAGAGATGTGAAAAACTGTGAGGAGACAGTGAAGCCTTTGATTGAGGAAATCAGTGAGAAACCAAGCCATAAGATAACTGAAGTGCCAGCAGTTAAGAAAGAAATAGTTTACAGACTTAGGAGAGAACCACCAACAGGGCAGATTGAGTACTTGCTAGCAGAATTCAAGATACCTTCATCA GTGGAGTTGAAGGACCTTAATCTGGAAGTGGGGGAAGATCGGCTGGTTCTGGACTCCAAGGGAATGTATGATCAAGTGGATTTCTTCCTGCCCTGCAGCGTTGACCATGATATCATTGATGCCACACTCAATAGGAATAATGAT atGCTGTTTGTGAAAATGCCAATTATCcattaa
- the LOC125225618 gene encoding dnaJ homolog subfamily C member 10-like, producing the protein MFKIVIVVFVLFGNVNLSDVSFYEILGITKHSTTQEIRQAYKKLAIKYHPDKNQDDSVQEKFLKITEAYETLKDPQKRRMYDTFGVHQPNSRQHDYRSQKEYNTMFYNGLYHEDPFVDTVSGKEFYNYLSDGFHFINFYSPFCPPCQNLAEHWKKLAEVYKGIVKVGAVNCKYHNSFCYNSMRIGSYPSLLFYPDGKKGNYIYYRGAHTFKALEDFVLSYIEKTNYVPTLTYLRGLDKPMVYVLGRNRIDHDALTRLAYHLNGLVTLAVIEDDNLRSELTNNEYTTVVYRYRKTVKEITSTEEKEILGEIIESLPTIEPVDPEKFKDIRNQLRNGYQNAWVLYFSKKDDDKLLLYQMRMKFPVLHFGEIDCDAWSHLCLSLQVDATPAWALLKPGGAYQKASPSADLKTFLRVAPLATQLHSLAPSAIQTLHEDVGTWVVLVVPYKASWDTVAEAFTRASLHFRDSKDISFGIITCSEKSAHYCREVSSNSPLILIQTGDKRDLYSGRVDEHQVVDFIQLIKDSADMELTQEQALEILDPSREETWLVAYLPPGYEDLKHVWRLVANKLRPLDFVRVGVLVCARGAGGFCANVRAPTARLYPIASGQHYSVSLQHLNEAPYILEWALEHIDDSVQKLNWNSFSKRVIAEELQPTSGKKPWLVYFHSPRCYRCYEMYADFAIAGILLNNAVNLGRVNCLNERGVCQHEHITSYPSLRLYLNRNTHQRFSSVTSIHVQDYASLLKHIKAHLMTYDETLLAGIDMKSRHDEL; encoded by the exons AT gTTTAAAATAGTTATTGTCGTTTTCGTTCTATTCGGAAATGTTAACCTTAGCGATGTAAGCTTTTACGAGATTTTGGGTATAACAAAGCACTCCACTACGCAAGAAATTCGACAAGCTTATAAAAAATTAGCAATAAAATATCATCCCGATAAAAATCAg GATGATTCAGTTCAAGAGAAGTTTCTCAAAATAACTGAAGCATATGAAACATTGAAAGATCCGCAGAAGCGGCGCATGTATGACACTTTTGGGGTCCATCAACCTAACTCCAGGCAGCATGACTATCGGAGCCAGAAGGAGTACAACACTATGTTCTATAATGGTCTCTACCATGAAGATCCATTTGTAGATACTGTTTCTGGGAAAGAgtttt ATAATTATTTAAGTGATGGGTTCCACTTCATAAACTTCTATTCTCCATTCTGCCCTCCTTGTCAAAATCTAGCTGAACACTGGAAGAAGCTTGCAGAAGTATATAAAGGAATT GTGAAAGTTGGTGCAGTGAATTGCAAATATCACAATTCATTTTGCTACAACTCAATGAGAATTGGCAGCTATCCATCTCTATTATTTTATCCCGAT ggCAAAAAAGGCAACTATATTTACTACCGCGGTGCTCACACATTTAAAGCACTGGAAGATTTTGTCCTATCATACATAGAGAAAACGAATTATGTACCAACTCTAACATACTTGAGAGGCCTGGATAAACCCATGGTATATGTATTAGGGAGAAACAGAATAGACCATGATGCTTTGACCAGACTAGCATACCATTTG AATGGACTAGTCACATTAGCAGTGATTGAAGATGACAACCTCAGGTCCGAGCTAACAAACAACGAGTACACGACCGTGGTATACCGGTACAGAAAGACGGTGAAGGAGATTACCAGCACAGAGGAGAAAGAAATCCTGGGCGAAATCATTGAGTCTCTGCCTACTATTGAACCAGTGGATCCCGAGAAGTTTAAG GACATAAGGAACCAGCTTCGAAATGGCTACCAAAACGCCTGGGTGCTGTACTTCTCCAAGAAGGATGACGACAAACTGTTGCTATATCAAATGAGGATGAAATTCCCAGTTTTGCATTTTG GTGAAATCGACTGCGACGCGTGGTCGCACCTCTGCCTATCGCTGCAAGTGGATGCCACGCCCGCGTGGGCCCTGCTCAAGCCAGGAGGCGCCTACCAGAAGGCCTCGCCGTCCGCCGACCTTAAGACTTTCCTGAGAGTGGCCCCGCTGGCTACGCAGCTGCATTCATTGGCGCCGTCAGCCATTCAGACTTTACATGAAG ATGTGGGCACTTGGGTGGTGCTAGTAGTGCCGTACAAGGCCTCATGGGACACTGTAGCCGAAGCCTTCACACGCGCCTCTCTGCATTTCCGAGACTCAAAAGATATAAGT TTCGGCATAATAACGTGTAGTGAAAAGAGCGCGCACTACTGCCGCGAAGTGTCTTCGAACTCGCCACTCATTTTGATACAAACGGGCGACAAGAGGGACTTGTATAGCGGCCGGGTAGATGAACACCAAGTAGTGGACTTCATACAACTTATAAAGGACAGCGCAG ATATGGAATTGACACAAGAGCAGGCTCTGGAGATATTAGATCCCAGCCGCGAAGAAACTTGGTTGGTGGCCTACCTGCCGCCCGGCTACGAAGACTTGAAGCATGTTTGGCGGCTGGTCGCCAATAAG CTGCGGCCGCTGGATTTCGTGCGCGTGGGAGTGCTGGTGTgcgcgcgcggcgcgggcggctTCTGCGCCAACGTGCGCGCGCCCACCGCGCGCCTCTACCCCATCGCGTCCGGACAGCACTACTC AGTAAGTTTGCAACATCTAAATGAGGCGCCATACATACTGGAATGGGCGCTGGAGCACATTGACGATTCGGTGCAGAAACTCAACTGGAACTCCTTCTCCAAACGCGTCATAGCGGAGGAACTGCAACCAACAAG tgGCAAGAAACCCTGGTTGGTCTACTTCCACTCCCCACGGTGCTATCGCTGCTACGAAATGTATGCAGATTTCGCAATTGCGGGCATC CTACTCAACAATGCAGTCAATCTGGGTAGAGTGAACTGCCTCAACGAGCGAGGCGTCTGCCAACACGAACACATCACCAGCTACCCGTCCCTCCGGCTTTACCTCAACAGGAACACCCATCAGAGGTTCAGCAGCGTCACCTCCATTCACGTGCAAGACTATGCTTCGCTTCTTAAGCACATCAAAGCACACTTGATGACGTATGATGAAACCTTACTGGCCGGCATTGATATGAAGTCCAGGCATGATGAGTTATAA